In Aquimarina spinulae, a single window of DNA contains:
- a CDS encoding MotA/TolQ/ExbB proton channel family protein: MKRLFSILAIAAVMTFGNLQASTAPAQLLTANVQLLIAPITNTTTTQEEAVSEATTDELSFHQNLKRRFIEGGPQFMGIVLLCLILGLAIAIERIIFLNLSTTNTKKLQQNVEDALNSGGIEAAKEVCRNTKGPVASIYYQGLDRADESIDAAEKSVVAYGGVQMGQLEKNVSWISLFIALAPMLGFMGTVIGMITAFDKIAAADDMQPSLVAGGIKVALLTTVFGLIVAIILQIFYNYIVAKIDRIVNDMEDASITLIDILVDYKKKK, encoded by the coding sequence ATGAAAAGATTATTTTCTATTCTGGCAATCGCAGCAGTAATGACTTTTGGAAACTTACAAGCATCTACTGCACCTGCCCAGTTATTAACGGCAAATGTGCAATTATTAATTGCTCCTATAACTAATACGACAACAACTCAAGAAGAAGCAGTATCCGAGGCTACTACAGATGAACTATCTTTTCATCAAAACCTTAAAAGACGTTTTATCGAAGGAGGCCCTCAATTTATGGGTATCGTACTTTTATGTTTGATCTTAGGTCTTGCGATAGCAATTGAAAGAATTATCTTTTTAAATCTTTCTACAACAAATACTAAGAAACTACAACAAAATGTAGAAGATGCATTAAATAGTGGTGGTATTGAAGCAGCAAAAGAGGTGTGTAGAAATACAAAAGGACCTGTTGCATCAATTTATTATCAAGGTCTTGATAGAGCAGACGAAAGTATAGATGCAGCAGAGAAATCAGTTGTAGCATACGGAGGTGTTCAAATGGGACAATTAGAGAAAAATGTATCGTGGATATCATTATTTATCGCTCTTGCTCCAATGCTTGGATTTATGGGAACGGTAATTGGTATGATTACAGCATTTGATAAAATTGCGGCTGCAGATGATATGCAACCTTCTCTTGTAGCAGGTGGTATTAAAGTGGCACTTCTTACTACTGTATTTGGACTTATTGTTGCAATTATTCTTCAAATATTCTATAACTATATCGTTGCAAAAATTGATAGAATTGTAAATGATATGGAAGATGCTTCGATTACTTTAATCGATATTTTGGTAGATTACAAGAAAAAGAAATAA
- a CDS encoding ExbD/TolR family protein, whose product MARRAAPEVNAGSMADIAFLLLIFFLVTTTIETDTGISRKLPPPQEEEIEPPVLKQKNIFVVELNKNNDLLVEEAPMELKDLREAAIKFLDNGGGRGEEACSYCQGDRDPSSSDNPTKAVISLNNNRETNYGAYIAVQNELVAAYTTLRNREAQRLFGKTFEQMEADFKDVNYSGSKTKLKEDIKKIQFLFPEKLSEAEPKK is encoded by the coding sequence ATGGCAAGAAGAGCAGCACCAGAAGTTAATGCAGGGTCTATGGCAGATATTGCATTCTTACTTCTTATATTTTTCTTGGTTACTACCACGATCGAAACCGATACGGGTATTAGCCGTAAACTCCCTCCTCCTCAAGAGGAAGAAATAGAGCCGCCAGTTCTTAAACAAAAAAATATTTTTGTTGTAGAATTGAATAAGAATAATGATTTATTGGTAGAAGAAGCTCCTATGGAATTGAAAGATCTTAGGGAAGCTGCTATTAAATTCTTAGATAACGGTGGTGGAAGAGGAGAAGAGGCATGTAGTTACTGTCAAGGAGATAGAGATCCTTCTTCTTCAGATAACCCTACTAAAGCGGTAATCTCTTTAAATAATAATAGAGAGACAAATTACGGTGCATATATAGCAGTTCAAAATGAATTGGTGGCAGCGTATACTACATTGCGTAATAGAGAAGCACAGCGTCTTTTTGGTAAGACATTTGAACAAATGGAAGCCGATTTTAAAGATGTGAATTATTCTGGAAGTAAGACTAAACTTAAAGAAGATATCAAAAAGATACAATTTTTGTTTCCTGAAAAACTTTCAGAAGCCGAGCCTAAAAAATAG
- a CDS encoding ExbD/TolR family protein: MSKFKKKKSGELPPVSTASLPDIVFMLLFFFMVATVMRKNTLMIENKLPSADQIEKLDKKNLVMYIYAGKPSSRYRASAGSQARIQLNDKFADVSEVKAFVLAERAAKREEEVPFLITALKIDGNTNMGLVGDIKKELREVQALKINYTTKSGKASDNFK, from the coding sequence ATGTCTAAATTTAAAAAGAAAAAGAGTGGTGAATTACCTCCCGTTTCTACGGCATCATTACCGGATATTGTATTTATGTTATTGTTCTTCTTTATGGTTGCAACGGTGATGCGTAAAAATACGCTAATGATAGAAAATAAATTACCTTCTGCAGACCAGATAGAAAAACTAGACAAAAAAAATCTAGTAATGTATATCTATGCAGGAAAACCTAGTTCAAGATATCGTGCAAGTGCAGGTAGCCAAGCTAGAATTCAGCTTAATGATAAATTTGCTGATGTAAGCGAAGTAAAAGCATTTGTATTGGCCGAGAGAGCAGCAAAAAGAGAGGAAGAAGTTCCTTTTTTAATTACAGCTCTTAAAATAGATGGAAATACCAATATGGGTCTTGTAGGCGATATCAAAAAAGAATTAAGAGAAGTTCAGGCGTTAAAGATTAATTATACAACCAAATCTGGTAAAGCTTCAGATAATTTTAAATAA
- a CDS encoding ExbD/TolR family protein, with protein sequence MARRAAPEVNAGSMADIAFLLLIFFLVTTTIETDTGISRKLPAPEKENVIPPVLRQKNIFVVELNKNNDLLVEEAPMELKDLREAAIKFLDNGGGRGEEACSYCQGDRDPSSSDNPTIAVISLNNNRETNYSAYIAVQNELVAAYTTLRNREAQRLFGKTFEQMEADFKDVNYSGSKTKLKEDIKKIQFLFPEKLSEAEPKK encoded by the coding sequence ATGGCAAGAAGAGCAGCACCAGAAGTTAATGCAGGATCTATGGCAGATATTGCATTCTTACTTCTAATATTTTTCTTGGTTACTACCACGATCGAAACCGATACAGGTATTAGCCGTAAACTCCCAGCTCCTGAAAAGGAGAATGTAATTCCCCCAGTTCTTAGGCAAAAAAATATTTTTGTTGTAGAATTGAATAAGAATAATGATTTATTGGTAGAAGAGGCTCCTATGGAATTGAAAGATCTTAGGGAAGCTGCTATTAAATTCTTAGATAATGGTGGTGGAAGAGGAGAAGAGGCATGTAGTTACTGTCAAGGAGATAGAGATCCTTCTTCTTCAGATAATCCTACTATAGCAGTAATCTCTTTAAATAACAATAGAGAGACAAATTATAGTGCATATATAGCAGTTCAAAATGAATTGGTGGCAGCGTATACTACATTGCGTAATAGAGAAGCACAGCGTCTTTTTGGTAAGACATTTGAACAAATGGAAGCCGATTTTAAAGATGTGAATTATTCTGGAAGTAAGACTAAACTTAAAGAAGATATCAAAAAGATACAATTTTTGTTTCCTGAAAAACTTTCAGAAGCCGAGCCTAAAAAATAG
- a CDS encoding ExbD/TolR family protein, whose translation MSKFKKKKSSELPPVSTASLPDIVFMLLFFFMVATVMRKNTLMIENKLPSADQIEKLDKKNLIMYIYAGKPSSRYRASAGSQARIQLNDKFADVSEVKAFVLAERAAKREEEVPFLITALRIDGNTNMGLVGDIKKELREVQALKINYTTKSGKASDNFK comes from the coding sequence ATGTCTAAATTTAAAAAGAAAAAGAGTAGTGAATTACCTCCCGTTTCTACGGCATCATTACCAGATATTGTATTTATGTTATTGTTCTTCTTTATGGTTGCAACGGTGATGCGTAAAAATACGCTAATGATAGAAAATAAATTACCTTCTGCAGACCAGATAGAAAAACTAGACAAAAAAAATCTAATAATGTATATCTATGCAGGAAAACCTAGTTCAAGATATCGTGCAAGCGCAGGTAGCCAAGCTAGAATTCAGCTTAATGATAAATTTGCTGATGTAAGCGAAGTAAAAGCATTTGTATTGGCCGAGAGAGCAGCAAAAAGAGAGGAAGAAGTTCCTTTTTTAATTACAGCTCTTAGAATAGATGGAAATACCAATATGGGTCTTGTAGGCGATATCAAAAAAGAATTAAGAGAAGTTCAGGCGTTAAAGATTAATTATACAACCAAATCTGGTAAAGCTTCGGATAATTTTAAGTAG
- a CDS encoding porin family protein has product MKKLFVFIVCYLFVFLSSGQETKQDSTQEIEIDSLYREDQFYVGVTFNLLLNKPTGVRQSGFSGGLHLGFIRDMPINKRRNIAIGLGLGYSLNVYNQNLFIGEEENTEQSIFSSLEGVDYSTNRFTTHLVEAPFEFRWRTSTPETHKFYRIYTGVRMGYLYSFNSNFKQPGNRVRQTKLDELNRWRIGATFTFGWNTFNFHFYYSLNTLFNSDATIQGEAVGLNTAKIGLMFYIL; this is encoded by the coding sequence ATGAAAAAATTGTTTGTATTCATTGTATGTTATTTGTTTGTGTTTCTTTCTTCAGGACAGGAAACCAAGCAAGATTCTACTCAAGAAATAGAGATAGATTCTTTATATCGAGAAGATCAGTTTTATGTAGGCGTAACATTTAACCTACTGCTTAATAAACCAACAGGTGTGAGACAATCTGGTTTTTCTGGAGGACTACATTTAGGATTTATACGAGATATGCCAATCAATAAAAGGCGCAATATTGCTATAGGTCTGGGGCTAGGGTATTCATTAAACGTGTATAATCAGAATTTGTTTATAGGGGAGGAAGAAAATACCGAGCAGAGTATATTTAGTAGTTTAGAAGGTGTCGATTATAGTACTAATAGATTTACCACGCATTTGGTAGAAGCTCCTTTTGAGTTTAGATGGCGTACATCTACTCCTGAAACCCATAAATTTTATAGAATTTATACAGGTGTTAGAATGGGGTACCTGTATTCTTTTAATTCTAATTTTAAACAACCAGGAAATCGGGTGAGACAAACGAAATTAGATGAATTAAACCGATGGAGGATAGGGGCAACATTTACTTTTGGATGGAACACTTTTAACTTTCATTTCTACTATAGTTTGAATACCTTATTCAATAGCGATGCTACAATTCAGGGAGAGGCTGTAGGATTGAATACTGCAAAAATTGGATTGATGTTTTATATTTTATAA
- the rpoN gene encoding RNA polymerase factor sigma-54, giving the protein MLKQQLNFKLSQKLSPQQIQLMKLIQLPTQAFEQRLKQEMEENPALDSGKDKADEFEDAFSNENSAEEDYGTEKIEADINVDEYLSDDEIPSYRLSSNNYSADDEEKSVPYASGTSFHQHLVNQLNTYRFNDEEREIAEFLVGSVDESGYIRRSLSDILDDLAFTQNVYTTEEKIENILQIVHQLDPAGVGARNLQECLWIQLDRKETTIPIKLASEILKKAFDHFSKKHYDKLLLKFDITEEQLKEAIDEIENLNPKPGGAYAGNNRLIEHVVPDFTIRIVDGELELTLNGRNAPELHVSREYNNMLQGYKASKEKSKSQKDAVLFIKQKLDAAKWFIEAVKQRQQTLFITMSAIMHYQKSYFLSGDERNLKPMILKDIADEISMDVSTVSRVANSKYVDTPYGTKLIKEFFSESMTNDQGEEVSTREIKKILEITIGEEDKKKPLTDEKLAKILKEKGYPIARRTVAKYREQLDIPVARLRKKI; this is encoded by the coding sequence ATGCTAAAACAACAATTAAATTTTAAGCTTTCTCAAAAACTCTCTCCACAGCAGATTCAACTCATGAAGTTGATTCAACTTCCTACGCAAGCATTCGAACAACGTTTGAAACAAGAGATGGAAGAAAACCCTGCTCTTGATAGTGGAAAAGATAAAGCAGATGAATTTGAAGATGCGTTTAGTAATGAAAACTCTGCAGAAGAGGATTATGGGACCGAAAAGATAGAAGCAGACATCAATGTTGATGAATATCTTAGTGATGATGAGATTCCTAGTTATAGACTAAGCTCTAATAATTATAGTGCTGATGATGAAGAAAAAAGTGTTCCCTACGCCTCTGGAACATCATTTCATCAACATTTGGTTAACCAGCTAAATACGTATCGATTTAATGATGAAGAAAGAGAAATAGCCGAATTTCTTGTTGGTAGCGTTGATGAAAGCGGTTATATAAGACGATCTTTGTCAGATATTTTAGATGATTTAGCCTTTACTCAAAATGTATATACTACCGAAGAAAAAATAGAAAACATCTTACAAATTGTTCACCAGCTGGATCCAGCGGGTGTTGGTGCTCGTAATTTGCAAGAATGTCTCTGGATTCAATTAGACAGGAAAGAAACTACTATCCCTATAAAATTAGCTTCAGAAATCCTCAAAAAAGCTTTTGATCATTTTAGCAAAAAGCACTATGACAAACTTTTATTAAAATTTGACATTACCGAGGAACAGTTAAAAGAAGCTATTGATGAAATTGAAAACCTTAACCCTAAGCCAGGAGGCGCTTATGCAGGAAACAATCGTTTGATCGAACATGTGGTTCCTGACTTTACAATCAGAATTGTAGATGGAGAACTTGAGTTAACGCTAAATGGTCGTAATGCCCCAGAGCTTCATGTATCCAGAGAATACAACAATATGCTTCAGGGATATAAAGCCAGTAAAGAAAAATCTAAATCTCAAAAGGATGCTGTTTTATTTATTAAACAAAAATTAGATGCTGCAAAATGGTTTATCGAAGCTGTAAAACAAAGACAGCAGACACTTTTTATTACTATGAGTGCAATAATGCACTATCAAAAAAGTTATTTCCTTAGTGGAGATGAAAGAAATCTTAAACCAATGATTTTAAAAGACATTGCTGATGAGATTTCTATGGATGTAAGTACCGTTTCAAGAGTAGCAAATAGTAAATATGTAGATACTCCTTATGGGACAAAACTTATTAAAGAGTTCTTTTCTGAGTCCATGACCAATGATCAAGGTGAAGAAGTCTCTACCAGAGAAATTAAAAAAATACTGGAAATAACTATAGGTGAAGAAGACAAGAAAAAACCCCTTACGGATGAAAAGCTTGCTAAAATCCTTAAAGAAAAAGGGTACCCTATAGCCAGAAGAACTGTAGCCAAATACAGGGAACAATTAGATATTCCTGTTGCCAGACTACGAAAGAAAATTTAA
- a CDS encoding response regulator transcription factor, giving the protein MMKYSVVIVEDHILLSQALSGLVNGFAKFKILYICKNGKELLTRFKDPKNIPDIVLMDINMPIMNGIETTAALKEQYPQVKVLALSVEEDENTILKMLRAGAKGYLLKDTEKSILENALIQVQETGFYHTKDVTNLLLGSLNPKEENNVVLKDREVEFIKHACTEKTYKEIANDMCLSPKTIEGYRDSIFEKLSLKNRTGLVIYAIKSKLFVP; this is encoded by the coding sequence ATCATGAAATACTCAGTAGTAATTGTAGAAGACCATATTTTACTATCCCAGGCATTATCTGGACTGGTTAATGGGTTTGCCAAATTTAAAATTTTATACATCTGTAAAAACGGTAAAGAATTACTTACCCGATTTAAAGATCCTAAAAACATCCCTGATATCGTACTTATGGATATCAACATGCCTATTATGAATGGGATTGAAACTACGGCAGCATTAAAAGAACAATACCCACAAGTTAAGGTATTAGCACTGTCTGTAGAAGAAGATGAAAATACGATCCTTAAAATGCTTAGAGCAGGTGCAAAAGGATATCTTTTAAAAGACACCGAAAAAAGCATCCTGGAAAACGCGCTTATCCAGGTACAGGAAACAGGTTTTTACCACACAAAAGATGTTACCAATTTACTTCTGGGCTCCCTAAATCCTAAAGAAGAAAACAATGTTGTGCTCAAAGATCGGGAAGTAGAGTTTATTAAACATGCCTGTACCGAGAAAACATATAAAGAAATTGCAAACGACATGTGCTTAAGTCCAAAAACGATCGAAGGATATCGAGATTCTATTTTTGAAAAACTAAGCCTTAAAAACAGAACAGGTTTGGTTATTTATGCTATTAAAAGCAAGTTATTCGTTCCTTAG
- a CDS encoding sensor histidine kinase yields the protein MEQKETAILIASVVLVVIIILMISLFLIFQKRKNSLLLQQKESEKKFEKAIAETQIEIREETLRNISWELHDNIGQLLTLAKIQVNIAQDDPKKLEEVTETITKSLTELRSLSKLINPDTIKSLSLTEAITLEIERFNRMQFIKAAITSNEEVEVLDDKAEIIIFRILQEFFTNTIKHSKASNLDVDVHYDTEKLVIHAKDNGVGFDQIECPTKRGIGLSNMQNRGKLIDAIVQITSQKGEGTAITLTYPYKKESSMALDNEVN from the coding sequence ATGGAGCAAAAAGAAACAGCAATACTAATTGCAAGTGTAGTACTTGTTGTAATTATCATTTTAATGATTTCTCTCTTTTTGATTTTTCAAAAAAGGAAGAACAGTCTTTTGTTACAACAAAAGGAATCTGAGAAAAAGTTTGAAAAAGCTATTGCAGAGACCCAGATCGAGATCAGAGAAGAGACATTACGTAACATTAGCTGGGAATTACATGATAATATTGGCCAGCTACTCACGCTGGCCAAAATACAAGTAAATATAGCACAAGATGACCCAAAAAAACTAGAAGAGGTTACCGAGACTATAACCAAAAGTCTTACAGAACTGCGATCATTATCAAAATTGATAAACCCAGATACTATAAAAAGCTTAAGTCTTACAGAAGCTATAACATTAGAAATAGAACGATTTAATCGTATGCAGTTTATTAAAGCTGCGATCACCAGTAATGAAGAGGTTGAAGTGCTAGATGACAAAGCAGAGATCATCATCTTTAGAATATTGCAAGAATTCTTTACCAATACTATCAAACATTCTAAAGCTTCAAATCTAGATGTTGATGTACATTACGACACCGAAAAATTGGTGATCCATGCAAAAGATAATGGCGTTGGTTTTGATCAGATAGAATGTCCTACCAAAAGAGGGATAGGATTAAGTAATATGCAAAACAGAGGAAAATTAATCGATGCCATTGTACAAATAACATCGCAAAAAGGGGAAGGAACAGCAATAACACTAACCTATCCATATAAAAAAGAAAGTTCGATGGCATTAGACAATGAAGTTAACTAA